In a single window of the Lineus longissimus chromosome 4, tnLinLong1.2, whole genome shotgun sequence genome:
- the LOC135486922 gene encoding probable ATP-dependent RNA helicase vasa-like isoform X1 gives MSDNWDEGGTTTSFGGGLTAGSGRGWGRGMGFSDSNTDKKPGFGGKTNGFTFSANNNDDDWDEGNKENKSSFGFGGGFGDDAPRGGGFGGKSKSFGGGGGDRSCFKCGDTGHMSRECPKGGGGDRSCFKCGETGHMSRECPSAGSGGGGGDRSCYKCGEAGHISRDCPSAGSGGGGGDRSCYKCGEAGHISRDCPSAGSGGGGGDRSCYKCGEAGHISRDCPSAGSGGGGGGGSGCRKCGEDGHFARECPQARKTKTKSFKFSRQSSSSEGGGAGASKGCFNCGSEDHQKKDCTEPPKPRVGEDGKPLPELYIPPAPTDDEGEMFKGVSEGINFAKYDDIPVEVTGRDKPGHIEKFEDSGIYETCMNNIRKANYHKPTPIQKYAIPIILKGRDVMACAQTGSGKTAAFLLPIITGMVRDGCSASQFDTISGTKTQTPECVVIAPTRELVVQIYKEARKFSHNSVIRPVVVYGGTSVGHQIRQVEGGTNILVATPGRLKDFVTRGVISFSKCKYLVLDEADRMLDMGFGPAVRKLVEETDMPGKTGRNTLMFSATFPEEIQRLAADFLNDYLFVTVGRVGGANTDVSQSIVQVDTYDKREKLCEIISETGTDRTLVFVETKRNADFLASYLSQSGFPTTSVHGDRQQREREDALNDFRTGKAPILVATSVCARGLDIPDVKHVINYDLPSEIEDYVHRIGRTGRCGNIGKATSFFTGDADGKVARQLVKILSDAQQEVPAWLETAAEGEVGTSGFTGMGGAFGGKDVRKGRGGGGGGGGGGGGNDDWGNAGMRGGGNVGFSAGGGGFGGGATNDDEEWD, from the exons GTGGGGACGAGGAATGGGCTTTTCAGATTCCAACACAGACAAAAAGCCTG gcTTTGGTGGGAAAACGAATGGTTTCACTTTCAGTGCAaacaacaatgacgatgactGGGATGAAGGAAATAAGGAAAACAAGTCTAGTTTTGGCTTTGGCGGAG GGTTCGGCGACGATGCACCAAG GGGTGGAGGCTTCGGTGGCAAGAGCAAGTCATTTGGTGGCGGTGGAGGAG ACCGTTCATGTTTCAAGTGTGGAGACACTGGTCATATGTCCAGAGAATGTCCAAaaggtggcggtggcg ACCGGTCGTGTTTCAAGTGTGGGGAGACAGGTCATATGTCAAGAGAATGCCCAAGTGCTGgctctggtggtggtggtggtg accgatcatgTTATAAATGTGGAGAGGCTGGCCACATTTCAAGAGATTGCCCAAGTGCTGGCtccggtggtggtggtggtg accgatcatgTTATAAATGTGGAGAGGCTGGCCACATTTCAAGAGATTGCCCAAGTGCTGGCtccggtggtggtggtggtg accgatcatgTTATAAATGTGGAGAGGCTGGCCACATTTCAAGAGATTGCCCAAGTGCTGgctctggtggtggtggtggtggtg GCAGCGGCTGTCGTAAATGTGGAGAAGATGGTCACTTTGCGAGGGAGTGTCCCCAAG CTCGTAAAACCAAAACCAAGAGTTTTAAATTCAGTCGTCAATCCTCTTCATCGGAAG GCGGAGGTGCTGGTGCCAGCAAAGGTTGCTTCAATTGTGGCAGTGAGGACCATCAGAAGAAAGACTGTACTGAGCCCCCTAAGCCTCGTGTGGGTGAAGATGGCAAACCATTGCCTG AACTCTACATCCCACCTGCCCCAACTGATGATGAAGGCGAGATGTTCAAGGGAGTAAGCGAGGGTATCAACTTTGCCAAGTACGATGATATTCCCGTAGAAGTCACTGGACGCGATAAACCTGG TCATATTGAGAAGTTTGAGGACTCTGGTATCTACGAAACTTGCATGAACAACATTCGCAAAGCCAACTACCACAAGCCTACCCCGATCCAAAAGTATGCCATTCCAATTATTCTGAAAGGTCGTGATGTGATGGCGTGTGCCCAAACTGGCTCTGGAAAGACG GCTGCTTTCCTCCTGCCAATCATCACCGGAATGGTCCGTGATGGCTGCAGTGCGTCCCAGTTCGACACCATTTCTGGTACAAAGACGCAGACCCCAGAATGTGTAGTGATCGCACCAACGAGGGAATTGGTCGTGCAGATTTACAAAGAGGCCCGAAAATTCTCTCACAATTCTGTGATTCGTCCTGTTGTCGTGTATGGTGGTACTTCAGTCGGTCACCAGATAAGACAAGTTGAAGGTGGAACCAACATTTTAGTAGCTACACCAGGCAGACTTAAGGACTTTGTGACTCGGGGTGTA ATAAGCTTCTCAAAATGCAAGTACTTAGTTCTTGATGAAGCTGACAGGATGTTGGACATGGGCTTCGGGCCTGCTGTACGGAAACTAGTGGAGGAAACAGACATGCCAGGAAAGACGGGAAGGAACACGTTGATGTTTTCTGCTACATTCCCCGAAGAGATCCAGCGCTTGGCTGCAGATTTCTTGAACGACTACTTGTTCGTGACGGTTGGACGTGTTGGAGGTGCCAACACCGATGTCTCCCAGAGTATTGTTCAGGTCGATACATATGATAAGAGGGAGAAGCTGTGTGAGATTATAAGTGAAACGG GTACCGACAGAACATTGGTGTTCGTGGAGACAAAGAGAAATGCTGATTTCTTAGCTTCCTACCTTTCCCAGTCAGGATTTCCTACGACCAGTGTTCACGG TGATCGTCAGCAAAGAGAGCGAGAAGACGCCTTGAATGACTTCCGCACCGGCAAGGCACCAATTCTGGTCGCGACATCAGTGTGTGCCCGAGGTTTGGACATCCCAGACGTGAAGCATGTCATTAATTACGACTTGCCGTCTGAGATTGAAGACTATGTTCATCGAATTGGTCGCACAGGACGTTGTGGCAACATCGGCAAGGCTACCAGTTTCTTCACGGGTGATGCCGATGGCAAAGTGGCAAGGCAGTTGGTCAAGATCCTTTCTGAC GCCCAACAAGAGGTGCCAGCATGGTTGGAAACTGCTGCAGAAGGAGAAGTTGGAACATCGGGATTCACTGGCATGGGTGGAGCCTTTGGGGGCAAAGATGTCAGGAAAGGAAGG GGCGgcggcggtggtggtggtggtggtggtggtggcaatGACGACTGGGGCAATGCTGGAATGAGGGGTGGCGGCAATGTCGGATTTAGTGCAGGAGGCGGTGGATTCGGAGGTGGCGCCACCAACGACGATGAAGAATGGGACTAG
- the LOC135486922 gene encoding ATP-dependent RNA helicase DDX4-like isoform X2: MSDNWDEGGTTTSFGGGLTAGSGRGWGRGMGFSDSNTDKKPGFGGKTNGFTFSANNNDDDWDEGNKENKSSFGFGGGFGDDAPRGGGFGGKSKSFGGGGGDRSCFKCGDTGHMSRECPKGGGGDRSCFKCGETGHMSRECPSAGSGGGGGDRSCYKCGEAGHISRDCPSAGSGGGGGDRSCYKCGEAGHISRDCPSAGSGGGGGDRSCYKCGEAGHISRDCPSAGSGGGGGGSGCRKCGEDGHFARECPQARKTKTKSFKFSRQSSSSEGGGAGASKGCFNCGSEDHQKKDCTEPPKPRVGEDGKPLPELYIPPAPTDDEGEMFKGVSEGINFAKYDDIPVEVTGRDKPGHIEKFEDSGIYETCMNNIRKANYHKPTPIQKYAIPIILKGRDVMACAQTGSGKTAAFLLPIITGMVRDGCSASQFDTISGTKTQTPECVVIAPTRELVVQIYKEARKFSHNSVIRPVVVYGGTSVGHQIRQVEGGTNILVATPGRLKDFVTRGVISFSKCKYLVLDEADRMLDMGFGPAVRKLVEETDMPGKTGRNTLMFSATFPEEIQRLAADFLNDYLFVTVGRVGGANTDVSQSIVQVDTYDKREKLCEIISETGTDRTLVFVETKRNADFLASYLSQSGFPTTSVHGDRQQREREDALNDFRTGKAPILVATSVCARGLDIPDVKHVINYDLPSEIEDYVHRIGRTGRCGNIGKATSFFTGDADGKVARQLVKILSDAQQEVPAWLETAAEGEVGTSGFTGMGGAFGGKDVRKGRGGGGGGGGGGGGNDDWGNAGMRGGGNVGFSAGGGGFGGGATNDDEEWD, from the exons GTGGGGACGAGGAATGGGCTTTTCAGATTCCAACACAGACAAAAAGCCTG gcTTTGGTGGGAAAACGAATGGTTTCACTTTCAGTGCAaacaacaatgacgatgactGGGATGAAGGAAATAAGGAAAACAAGTCTAGTTTTGGCTTTGGCGGAG GGTTCGGCGACGATGCACCAAG GGGTGGAGGCTTCGGTGGCAAGAGCAAGTCATTTGGTGGCGGTGGAGGAG ACCGTTCATGTTTCAAGTGTGGAGACACTGGTCATATGTCCAGAGAATGTCCAAaaggtggcggtggcg ACCGGTCGTGTTTCAAGTGTGGGGAGACAGGTCATATGTCAAGAGAATGCCCAAGTGCTGgctctggtggtggtggtggtg accgatcatgTTATAAATGTGGAGAGGCTGGCCACATTTCAAGAGATTGCCCAAGTGCTGGCtccggtggtggtggtggtg accgatcatgTTATAAATGTGGAGAGGCTGGCCACATTTCAAGAGATTGCCCAAGTGCTGGCtccggtggtggtggtggtg accgatcatgTTATAAATGTGGAGAGGCTGGCCACATTTCAAGAGATTGCCCAAGTGCTGgctctggtggtggtggtggtg GCAGCGGCTGTCGTAAATGTGGAGAAGATGGTCACTTTGCGAGGGAGTGTCCCCAAG CTCGTAAAACCAAAACCAAGAGTTTTAAATTCAGTCGTCAATCCTCTTCATCGGAAG GCGGAGGTGCTGGTGCCAGCAAAGGTTGCTTCAATTGTGGCAGTGAGGACCATCAGAAGAAAGACTGTACTGAGCCCCCTAAGCCTCGTGTGGGTGAAGATGGCAAACCATTGCCTG AACTCTACATCCCACCTGCCCCAACTGATGATGAAGGCGAGATGTTCAAGGGAGTAAGCGAGGGTATCAACTTTGCCAAGTACGATGATATTCCCGTAGAAGTCACTGGACGCGATAAACCTGG TCATATTGAGAAGTTTGAGGACTCTGGTATCTACGAAACTTGCATGAACAACATTCGCAAAGCCAACTACCACAAGCCTACCCCGATCCAAAAGTATGCCATTCCAATTATTCTGAAAGGTCGTGATGTGATGGCGTGTGCCCAAACTGGCTCTGGAAAGACG GCTGCTTTCCTCCTGCCAATCATCACCGGAATGGTCCGTGATGGCTGCAGTGCGTCCCAGTTCGACACCATTTCTGGTACAAAGACGCAGACCCCAGAATGTGTAGTGATCGCACCAACGAGGGAATTGGTCGTGCAGATTTACAAAGAGGCCCGAAAATTCTCTCACAATTCTGTGATTCGTCCTGTTGTCGTGTATGGTGGTACTTCAGTCGGTCACCAGATAAGACAAGTTGAAGGTGGAACCAACATTTTAGTAGCTACACCAGGCAGACTTAAGGACTTTGTGACTCGGGGTGTA ATAAGCTTCTCAAAATGCAAGTACTTAGTTCTTGATGAAGCTGACAGGATGTTGGACATGGGCTTCGGGCCTGCTGTACGGAAACTAGTGGAGGAAACAGACATGCCAGGAAAGACGGGAAGGAACACGTTGATGTTTTCTGCTACATTCCCCGAAGAGATCCAGCGCTTGGCTGCAGATTTCTTGAACGACTACTTGTTCGTGACGGTTGGACGTGTTGGAGGTGCCAACACCGATGTCTCCCAGAGTATTGTTCAGGTCGATACATATGATAAGAGGGAGAAGCTGTGTGAGATTATAAGTGAAACGG GTACCGACAGAACATTGGTGTTCGTGGAGACAAAGAGAAATGCTGATTTCTTAGCTTCCTACCTTTCCCAGTCAGGATTTCCTACGACCAGTGTTCACGG TGATCGTCAGCAAAGAGAGCGAGAAGACGCCTTGAATGACTTCCGCACCGGCAAGGCACCAATTCTGGTCGCGACATCAGTGTGTGCCCGAGGTTTGGACATCCCAGACGTGAAGCATGTCATTAATTACGACTTGCCGTCTGAGATTGAAGACTATGTTCATCGAATTGGTCGCACAGGACGTTGTGGCAACATCGGCAAGGCTACCAGTTTCTTCACGGGTGATGCCGATGGCAAAGTGGCAAGGCAGTTGGTCAAGATCCTTTCTGAC GCCCAACAAGAGGTGCCAGCATGGTTGGAAACTGCTGCAGAAGGAGAAGTTGGAACATCGGGATTCACTGGCATGGGTGGAGCCTTTGGGGGCAAAGATGTCAGGAAAGGAAGG GGCGgcggcggtggtggtggtggtggtggtggtggcaatGACGACTGGGGCAATGCTGGAATGAGGGGTGGCGGCAATGTCGGATTTAGTGCAGGAGGCGGTGGATTCGGAGGTGGCGCCACCAACGACGATGAAGAATGGGACTAG
- the LOC135486922 gene encoding ATP-dependent RNA helicase DDX4-like isoform X4: MSDNWDEGGTTTSFGGGLTAGSGRGWGRGMGFSDSNTDKKPGFGGKTNGFTFSANNNDDDWDEGNKENKSSFGFGGGFGDDAPRGGGFGGKSKSFGGGGGDRSCFKCGDTGHMSRECPKGGGGDRSCFKCGETGHMSRECPSAGSGGGGGDRSCYKCGEAGHISRDCPSAGSGGGGGDRSCYKCGEAGHISRDCPSAGSGGGGGGGSGCRKCGEDGHFARECPQARKTKTKSFKFSRQSSSSEGGGAGASKGCFNCGSEDHQKKDCTEPPKPRVGEDGKPLPELYIPPAPTDDEGEMFKGVSEGINFAKYDDIPVEVTGRDKPGHIEKFEDSGIYETCMNNIRKANYHKPTPIQKYAIPIILKGRDVMACAQTGSGKTAAFLLPIITGMVRDGCSASQFDTISGTKTQTPECVVIAPTRELVVQIYKEARKFSHNSVIRPVVVYGGTSVGHQIRQVEGGTNILVATPGRLKDFVTRGVISFSKCKYLVLDEADRMLDMGFGPAVRKLVEETDMPGKTGRNTLMFSATFPEEIQRLAADFLNDYLFVTVGRVGGANTDVSQSIVQVDTYDKREKLCEIISETGTDRTLVFVETKRNADFLASYLSQSGFPTTSVHGDRQQREREDALNDFRTGKAPILVATSVCARGLDIPDVKHVINYDLPSEIEDYVHRIGRTGRCGNIGKATSFFTGDADGKVARQLVKILSDAQQEVPAWLETAAEGEVGTSGFTGMGGAFGGKDVRKGRGGGGGGGGGGGGNDDWGNAGMRGGGNVGFSAGGGGFGGGATNDDEEWD, from the exons GTGGGGACGAGGAATGGGCTTTTCAGATTCCAACACAGACAAAAAGCCTG gcTTTGGTGGGAAAACGAATGGTTTCACTTTCAGTGCAaacaacaatgacgatgactGGGATGAAGGAAATAAGGAAAACAAGTCTAGTTTTGGCTTTGGCGGAG GGTTCGGCGACGATGCACCAAG GGGTGGAGGCTTCGGTGGCAAGAGCAAGTCATTTGGTGGCGGTGGAGGAG ACCGTTCATGTTTCAAGTGTGGAGACACTGGTCATATGTCCAGAGAATGTCCAAaaggtggcggtggcg ACCGGTCGTGTTTCAAGTGTGGGGAGACAGGTCATATGTCAAGAGAATGCCCAAGTGCTGgctctggtggtggtggtggtg accgatcatgTTATAAATGTGGAGAGGCTGGCCACATTTCAAGAGATTGCCCAAGTGCTGGCtccggtggtggtggtggtg accgatcatgTTATAAATGTGGAGAGGCTGGCCACATTTCAAGAGATTGCCCAAGTGCTGgctctggtggtggtggtggtggtg GCAGCGGCTGTCGTAAATGTGGAGAAGATGGTCACTTTGCGAGGGAGTGTCCCCAAG CTCGTAAAACCAAAACCAAGAGTTTTAAATTCAGTCGTCAATCCTCTTCATCGGAAG GCGGAGGTGCTGGTGCCAGCAAAGGTTGCTTCAATTGTGGCAGTGAGGACCATCAGAAGAAAGACTGTACTGAGCCCCCTAAGCCTCGTGTGGGTGAAGATGGCAAACCATTGCCTG AACTCTACATCCCACCTGCCCCAACTGATGATGAAGGCGAGATGTTCAAGGGAGTAAGCGAGGGTATCAACTTTGCCAAGTACGATGATATTCCCGTAGAAGTCACTGGACGCGATAAACCTGG TCATATTGAGAAGTTTGAGGACTCTGGTATCTACGAAACTTGCATGAACAACATTCGCAAAGCCAACTACCACAAGCCTACCCCGATCCAAAAGTATGCCATTCCAATTATTCTGAAAGGTCGTGATGTGATGGCGTGTGCCCAAACTGGCTCTGGAAAGACG GCTGCTTTCCTCCTGCCAATCATCACCGGAATGGTCCGTGATGGCTGCAGTGCGTCCCAGTTCGACACCATTTCTGGTACAAAGACGCAGACCCCAGAATGTGTAGTGATCGCACCAACGAGGGAATTGGTCGTGCAGATTTACAAAGAGGCCCGAAAATTCTCTCACAATTCTGTGATTCGTCCTGTTGTCGTGTATGGTGGTACTTCAGTCGGTCACCAGATAAGACAAGTTGAAGGTGGAACCAACATTTTAGTAGCTACACCAGGCAGACTTAAGGACTTTGTGACTCGGGGTGTA ATAAGCTTCTCAAAATGCAAGTACTTAGTTCTTGATGAAGCTGACAGGATGTTGGACATGGGCTTCGGGCCTGCTGTACGGAAACTAGTGGAGGAAACAGACATGCCAGGAAAGACGGGAAGGAACACGTTGATGTTTTCTGCTACATTCCCCGAAGAGATCCAGCGCTTGGCTGCAGATTTCTTGAACGACTACTTGTTCGTGACGGTTGGACGTGTTGGAGGTGCCAACACCGATGTCTCCCAGAGTATTGTTCAGGTCGATACATATGATAAGAGGGAGAAGCTGTGTGAGATTATAAGTGAAACGG GTACCGACAGAACATTGGTGTTCGTGGAGACAAAGAGAAATGCTGATTTCTTAGCTTCCTACCTTTCCCAGTCAGGATTTCCTACGACCAGTGTTCACGG TGATCGTCAGCAAAGAGAGCGAGAAGACGCCTTGAATGACTTCCGCACCGGCAAGGCACCAATTCTGGTCGCGACATCAGTGTGTGCCCGAGGTTTGGACATCCCAGACGTGAAGCATGTCATTAATTACGACTTGCCGTCTGAGATTGAAGACTATGTTCATCGAATTGGTCGCACAGGACGTTGTGGCAACATCGGCAAGGCTACCAGTTTCTTCACGGGTGATGCCGATGGCAAAGTGGCAAGGCAGTTGGTCAAGATCCTTTCTGAC GCCCAACAAGAGGTGCCAGCATGGTTGGAAACTGCTGCAGAAGGAGAAGTTGGAACATCGGGATTCACTGGCATGGGTGGAGCCTTTGGGGGCAAAGATGTCAGGAAAGGAAGG GGCGgcggcggtggtggtggtggtggtggtggtggcaatGACGACTGGGGCAATGCTGGAATGAGGGGTGGCGGCAATGTCGGATTTAGTGCAGGAGGCGGTGGATTCGGAGGTGGCGCCACCAACGACGATGAAGAATGGGACTAG
- the LOC135486922 gene encoding ATP-dependent RNA helicase DDX4-like isoform X3, with amino-acid sequence MSDNWDEGGTTTSFGGGLTAGSGRGWGRGMGFSDSNTDKKPGFGGKTNGFTFSANNNDDDWDEGNKENKSSFGFGGGFGDDAPRGGGFGGKSKSFGGGGGDRSCFKCGDTGHMSRECPKGGGGDRSCFKCGETGHMSRECPSAGSGGGGGDRSCYKCGEAGHISRDCPSAGSGGGGGDRSCYKCGEAGHISRDCPSAGSGGGGGDRSCYKCGEAGHISRDCPSAGSGGGGGGGSGCRKCGEDGHFARECPQGGGAGASKGCFNCGSEDHQKKDCTEPPKPRVGEDGKPLPELYIPPAPTDDEGEMFKGVSEGINFAKYDDIPVEVTGRDKPGHIEKFEDSGIYETCMNNIRKANYHKPTPIQKYAIPIILKGRDVMACAQTGSGKTAAFLLPIITGMVRDGCSASQFDTISGTKTQTPECVVIAPTRELVVQIYKEARKFSHNSVIRPVVVYGGTSVGHQIRQVEGGTNILVATPGRLKDFVTRGVISFSKCKYLVLDEADRMLDMGFGPAVRKLVEETDMPGKTGRNTLMFSATFPEEIQRLAADFLNDYLFVTVGRVGGANTDVSQSIVQVDTYDKREKLCEIISETGTDRTLVFVETKRNADFLASYLSQSGFPTTSVHGDRQQREREDALNDFRTGKAPILVATSVCARGLDIPDVKHVINYDLPSEIEDYVHRIGRTGRCGNIGKATSFFTGDADGKVARQLVKILSDAQQEVPAWLETAAEGEVGTSGFTGMGGAFGGKDVRKGRGGGGGGGGGGGGNDDWGNAGMRGGGNVGFSAGGGGFGGGATNDDEEWD; translated from the exons GTGGGGACGAGGAATGGGCTTTTCAGATTCCAACACAGACAAAAAGCCTG gcTTTGGTGGGAAAACGAATGGTTTCACTTTCAGTGCAaacaacaatgacgatgactGGGATGAAGGAAATAAGGAAAACAAGTCTAGTTTTGGCTTTGGCGGAG GGTTCGGCGACGATGCACCAAG GGGTGGAGGCTTCGGTGGCAAGAGCAAGTCATTTGGTGGCGGTGGAGGAG ACCGTTCATGTTTCAAGTGTGGAGACACTGGTCATATGTCCAGAGAATGTCCAAaaggtggcggtggcg ACCGGTCGTGTTTCAAGTGTGGGGAGACAGGTCATATGTCAAGAGAATGCCCAAGTGCTGgctctggtggtggtggtggtg accgatcatgTTATAAATGTGGAGAGGCTGGCCACATTTCAAGAGATTGCCCAAGTGCTGGCtccggtggtggtggtggtg accgatcatgTTATAAATGTGGAGAGGCTGGCCACATTTCAAGAGATTGCCCAAGTGCTGGCtccggtggtggtggtggtg accgatcatgTTATAAATGTGGAGAGGCTGGCCACATTTCAAGAGATTGCCCAAGTGCTGgctctggtggtggtggtggtggtg GCAGCGGCTGTCGTAAATGTGGAGAAGATGGTCACTTTGCGAGGGAGTGTCCCCAAG GCGGAGGTGCTGGTGCCAGCAAAGGTTGCTTCAATTGTGGCAGTGAGGACCATCAGAAGAAAGACTGTACTGAGCCCCCTAAGCCTCGTGTGGGTGAAGATGGCAAACCATTGCCTG AACTCTACATCCCACCTGCCCCAACTGATGATGAAGGCGAGATGTTCAAGGGAGTAAGCGAGGGTATCAACTTTGCCAAGTACGATGATATTCCCGTAGAAGTCACTGGACGCGATAAACCTGG TCATATTGAGAAGTTTGAGGACTCTGGTATCTACGAAACTTGCATGAACAACATTCGCAAAGCCAACTACCACAAGCCTACCCCGATCCAAAAGTATGCCATTCCAATTATTCTGAAAGGTCGTGATGTGATGGCGTGTGCCCAAACTGGCTCTGGAAAGACG GCTGCTTTCCTCCTGCCAATCATCACCGGAATGGTCCGTGATGGCTGCAGTGCGTCCCAGTTCGACACCATTTCTGGTACAAAGACGCAGACCCCAGAATGTGTAGTGATCGCACCAACGAGGGAATTGGTCGTGCAGATTTACAAAGAGGCCCGAAAATTCTCTCACAATTCTGTGATTCGTCCTGTTGTCGTGTATGGTGGTACTTCAGTCGGTCACCAGATAAGACAAGTTGAAGGTGGAACCAACATTTTAGTAGCTACACCAGGCAGACTTAAGGACTTTGTGACTCGGGGTGTA ATAAGCTTCTCAAAATGCAAGTACTTAGTTCTTGATGAAGCTGACAGGATGTTGGACATGGGCTTCGGGCCTGCTGTACGGAAACTAGTGGAGGAAACAGACATGCCAGGAAAGACGGGAAGGAACACGTTGATGTTTTCTGCTACATTCCCCGAAGAGATCCAGCGCTTGGCTGCAGATTTCTTGAACGACTACTTGTTCGTGACGGTTGGACGTGTTGGAGGTGCCAACACCGATGTCTCCCAGAGTATTGTTCAGGTCGATACATATGATAAGAGGGAGAAGCTGTGTGAGATTATAAGTGAAACGG GTACCGACAGAACATTGGTGTTCGTGGAGACAAAGAGAAATGCTGATTTCTTAGCTTCCTACCTTTCCCAGTCAGGATTTCCTACGACCAGTGTTCACGG TGATCGTCAGCAAAGAGAGCGAGAAGACGCCTTGAATGACTTCCGCACCGGCAAGGCACCAATTCTGGTCGCGACATCAGTGTGTGCCCGAGGTTTGGACATCCCAGACGTGAAGCATGTCATTAATTACGACTTGCCGTCTGAGATTGAAGACTATGTTCATCGAATTGGTCGCACAGGACGTTGTGGCAACATCGGCAAGGCTACCAGTTTCTTCACGGGTGATGCCGATGGCAAAGTGGCAAGGCAGTTGGTCAAGATCCTTTCTGAC GCCCAACAAGAGGTGCCAGCATGGTTGGAAACTGCTGCAGAAGGAGAAGTTGGAACATCGGGATTCACTGGCATGGGTGGAGCCTTTGGGGGCAAAGATGTCAGGAAAGGAAGG GGCGgcggcggtggtggtggtggtggtggtggtggcaatGACGACTGGGGCAATGCTGGAATGAGGGGTGGCGGCAATGTCGGATTTAGTGCAGGAGGCGGTGGATTCGGAGGTGGCGCCACCAACGACGATGAAGAATGGGACTAG